CCGCGGCGGCCGCCTCGCTCCCCTCCTCCGGGGCGGTGCGCACGGGGCGCAGGGCGCGCGGCCCCGGCGCGCGCACGTCGACCGTGCCGGAGCGGCCGAGCCTGCGCAGCGCGTCCGCCACCTCCGGCGGGAAGGCGCTGGCGGAGGCGGAGGCCGAGGGGCGCGGCTCGCCGTCCTCGCTGCACAGCTCGACGGCGCACCAGGCCGCCAGCCTTCCCAGCGCCAGCGCGGCGATGCGGGGGAGGGTGGACTCGGGCTCCACCGTGGAGCCCAGCTCCGCGCCCGCCTCGCCGAACAGGCGCTGCCACTCTTCCTCGCGCCGCCGGCCGGTGACGTCCACGCTGGAGGCGATCCACTCGCGCACGCCGCCGTCGGCCAGGGGGACGGGGACGGCGATGGCCAGGGTGTCGCGGTACTCGCCGTCGGCGCGGCGCAGGCGGTACTCGTCGCGGTAGTGCGTTCCCGCGGCCACGGCCTGCGTCCACGCGGCGGCGGCGCGGTCGCGCTCGGCGGGATGCACCGCGGCGAGCCACCCGTCCCCCGCCGCGTCGCTCCCCGTGAACGCGGTCCACCCCTCCGACGTCTCGTGCACGCCCGACGCGCCGGCGGTCCAGAGGATGTCGCTGGTTCCCGCCACCAGCGCGCGGAAGCGCTCCTCGCTGCGGCGGATGGCCTCGTCCACCTCGCGGGCACGCAGCAGCGCGTTCACCGTGGCCACCAGCTCGCGCGGCTCCACCGGCTGCGTCAGGTAGCCGTCGGCGCCCAGCTCCAGCCCCTGCACGCGGTGCTCGGAGGTGCGGTAGGCGGCGGAAAGGTAGAGGACGGGAAGGCTGGCCAGCCGCGGGTTGGCGCGGATGCGGCGGCAGACCTCGAAGCCGTCGACGTCGGGGAGGTTCACGTCCAGCAGCACCAGGTCCAGCCGCCCGGCCTCCTCGGTGGCCAGGCGCAGCCCGTCGATGCCGGTGGCGGCCTCGATGACGTCGAAGCCGGCCTGCCGCAGCACGCGCGAAGTGGCGTAGCGGCCCGCTTCGTAGTCGTCCACGTTCAGCACCAGGATGTGGCGGTGCACGTCGCCGTGCACGCCTCCGGTGCGCTCAAGCGTTGCCATCGTCCACTCCGCCGTCGCTTTCTCCTTCGGGCCGCTGGTAGGTGGCCGGGAGCTCCAGGGTGAAGGTGGAGCCCTGGCCCACCCGGCTCTCCACCGAGACGCGCCCGCCCAGCAGCTCGCCCAGCTTGCGCGAGAGCGGGAGGCCGAGCCCCGTTCCCCGGCGGCGCCGCTGCAGCGCGCCGTCCACCTGGCCGAAGTCCTCGAAGATGCGCGCCAGGTCCTCGGCGGCAATGCCGATCCCCGTGTCGGCCACCACCAGCGCCACCCGCCCCGGCTCCGCCATGCGCGCGGTGACCCGCACCTCGCCCCCTTCGGTGAACTTCAGGGCGTTGGAGATGAAGTTCCTGAGGATCTGCGCGACCTTGGCCTCGTCGGTCTCCAGCTCGGGGAGCGCCGAGGCGTCCTCGAACACCAGCTGCGTCTTCTCCCCCGCCAGCAGGGGACGGAGCGTGGCGCGCAGGAGGTCGAACAGGTCGGGGATGGTGAAGCGCGAAGCGTGCACCGCCACCTTCCCCGCGTCCACCCGCGCGGTGTCGAGCAGGTCGTCGACCAGGTTCAGCAGGTCGCGCGCGGAGCGGCGCACGTACGCCACCTGCTTCTCCTGCTCCTCCGTCAATTCCCCGTCCACCCGGTCGAGGAGGAGGCCGGTGAGCGCGAGCATGGAGTCCAGCGGGGTGCGGAACTCGTGGCTCATGTAGCTCATGAACTGCGCCCGGAGCGCGTTGGCGCGGCGCAGCTGGTCCACCCGCTCGTCCAGCTCGGCGTAGAGCGCGACCACGCCGCGGTTGGTGTCGGCCAGCTCCTTGTTCAGCGAATGGAGCTCTTCCTGCCGCGAGCGTGCCTCGGCCAGCGCGGCGATCAGCTCGCGGTTCTGGCGCTGCACCTCGTCCACCGCGCTGGGCGGGGCCTGGCGGGCCAGCTCGGCGGCCACGCGCGCCCGCGCCGCGTCGTCCACCGGCGGGGCGGTGCGGGGGATGCGCTTCCCCAGCTCCACGACCGTTCCCTCGCCGGGGCGCGAGTCCAGGGCGAAGGTGTCCATCAGCCGGCGCGTGCCCGCGATCCCCATCCCCATTCCCGTGCGGGAGACGTAGCGCCCGTCCAGCACCTCGTCCAGCGCGGCGATCCCCGGGCCGCGGTCTTCCACGCGCGCCGCCAGCAGCTGCGCGCCGGGCGGGCCGTCCACCCGCAGCTCCATGCGGCCGTAGCGGGCGTAGCGCACGGCGTTGCGGGCGATCTCGGAGACGGCGGTGGCGAAGCGCGTCTGGTCCTGCACGTCGAACCCCAGCAGCTCGGCCACCTGCCGCGCCCGCTGCCGCGCGGTCACCACGTCGGCGTCGGCGCGCAGCTCCAGGGCGACGAGCGCGGAAGAGGGGGAAGCGCTCACGCGGGGGGCTCGCGGGCGGCGGCCACGGTGGCGTCGTCGTTGCCGCGGGTGAAGTCGCGGTACAGGACGGCGGCAACGACGGCGGGGTCGCGCGTCTGCAGGCCGGGGTAGCGCCCCAGGTCCCACCGCGTGCCCACGCCGTCGCTGTGCATCACCAGCAGCGAGGCGCGGCTCCAGGCGTACTCGAACTCGTGCACCTTGCGCATCTCGTGCCCCACGATGCCGTTGTGCGACACCATGCTCTGGTCGCGGCCGGGGGTGAGCACGGCGGCGGAGATGTTTCCCACGCCGCAGAAGCGCACCCGCCCCGACGCGGTGCCCACCTCGGCGACGGCCACCGCGGCGCCGCGGGTGGAGCGCATGGAGCGGTGCATCCGCTCCAGCAGCGCGGCGGGGCGCTCGGCCGCGTGCGCGCGGAAGACGCGGACCGCCTCGCGCGCGGCCGCGGCGGCGTCGGGGCCGTGCCCCAGCCCGTCGGCCACGATCACCACGGTCCGTCCCGGCGTCGACGCGCTGGCCCACGCGTCGCCGCACACCTCCTGGCCGGGCTTGGGGATGGAGAGCGCCGCCACGGACAGGCCGGGGACCGCCTCGTCGGGAGGGGGGGTGGCCCAGACGCGGGAAAGGACGACGGTGCCGCTCCCGGCCAGGGTGAAGAGCTCGAACTCGTCGGACTGGCGCCGGAGCGCCCCCATCCCCGTTCCCGGGCTTCCCGCGGTGCTGAAGCCGTCGCGGATGCAGGCCGTAGGGTCGGCCATCCCGGGACCGGAGTCGACCGCCAGCAGCTCGATCCCCAGCACCTCGCCGCGGTTGCAGCCGCGCACGAACACGGTGCCGCCGGCGCGCGCGTGCTTGGCGAGGTTCGTCGCGGCCTCGGTGGCGATGATGGCCGCGCGGCCGGCCGCGGTCTCGTCCAGCTCCAGCACCGCCGCCAGCCTGGCCACGCGGCGCCGCACCTCGCCCGCCGCGCTGGCGTCGCCCGGCGCGACGGGAACGGCCTCGCCCGCTACTTCCATTTCACCACCGTGATGCTCGTCCCCTCGCCCGGGGCCGAGCGGATGTGGAACTCGTTGACCAGCCTGCGCGCGCCGCCCAGCCCCAGCCCCAGCCCGCCCCCCGAGGTGAAGCCGTCCTGCAGCGCGCGCTCGATGTCGGGAATGCCGGGGCCCTGGTCGTCGAACACCAGGCGCAGGCCGCGGCGGATCCCCTCCTCCAGCTGCTCCAGGCGCAGGGTGCCGCCGCCGCCGTACACCACGGTGTTGCGGGCCAGCTCGCTGGCGGCGGTCACCAGCTTGGTCTGGTCGATGAGCGAGAACCCCATCTCCACGGCCCAGCTGCGCACCGCCTGGCGGGAGTACACCACGTCCTCCTCGCTGCGCAGCGGGCGCGTCTCACTCCGCGTAGCCATCCACCTCCGGATAGGACAGCTCGTCGAGCGAGGCCCGCAGCAGCTCCATCCCGCGCTCCACGTTCAGCGCGGTGCGCACGCCGGGGAGCGACAGCCCCAGCTCCACCAGGGTGATGGCCACGGCGGGCTGCATCCCCACCACCACCGTCTCGGCGTCCAGCACGCGCGACATGGCGGCGATGTTCCCCAGCACGCGGCCGATGAACGAGTCCACGATCTCCAGCGACGAGATGTCGATCAGCACGCCGCGCGTGCCCTCCTTCACGATGCGCTGCGTGAGGTCGTCCTGGAGCGCCAGGGCCAGGCGGTCGTGCATGTCCACCTGGATGGTGACCAGGAGGAAGCGGCCCATCTTCAGGATCGGGATGCGGTCCATGCGCCGGCCTCAGGCGCGCGGCTGGATGCGCGTGACCGTGAAGCCGGTCTTGCGCAGCGCCAGGAGGATGGCGTCGGCGAGCGAGGCCTTGGTGGTCACGTCCTCGAGCACCACGCCCAGGTGCACGATGGTCTGGGCGATCTGCGGGCGGATGCCGGAGATGATGCACTCGGCGCCCATCAGCCGCGCGGCCGCAACGGTCTTGATCAGGTGCTGGGCCACCAGCGTGTCGACGGTGGGAACGCCGGTGATGTCGATGATGGCCACCGAGGCCTCGTTCTCCACGATGCGCCCCAGCAGGTTCTCCATCACCACCTGCGTGCGCGCGCTGTCGAGCGTGCCGATGAGCGGCACGGCCACCACGCCGTCCCACACCTTCACCACGGGGGTCGACAGCTCCAGCAGCTCCTGCTGCTGGCGGGCGATCACCTCCTCGCGGCTCTTCTGGTAGAACTCGGTGGTGTGCAGCCCCAGCGCGTCCAGGATCGAGCTGGCGCCCCAGATCTCGTCGGCCAGCCGCTCGGGCGGCACCTGCTCGCGCAGCCGCGTGAACAGCGGCTGCTTCAGCGAGAACACGAAGCGCGCGGTCTCGGACGGGCTGAAGCCCTGCAGCGCCCGGCTGCGCGAGATGGACGAAAGCACGTCGCGCACCGGCGCCCACTCGGGGCCGGCGACGCTGTCCAGCCGCCCCGTCTGCACGGCGGTGCGCAGCACGGCCAGGAACTCGGCCGACTGCTGGCGCAGCTCGGCGTCGCTCATCAGGTCGCGGCGCACGTTGGAGGCGGCGAACTGCTCGCGCATCCAGTCGTCCAGCAGCCGGGCTTCATCCTCGGCCAGCACGGCCTGGATCGCGGAGACTTCGGGCATCTCGTTTTCTCTGCGGAAGGTGTGGCAGCGGTGCGGTGTGTTCGCACCTTGCGACCGCGGGCGAGCCGAATGTCGTTCGTCGGGCCGAAGCGGCGTATGCGATCTCCGTGCCCGGCATCCTCGAACGGCGCGCGTCCTCAACGGACGTTGAGACCTTCCGTTGCGGATACGTGATCGTGACGCGATCGGGGGATGCGCGAGACGGAGCCCAGCCACATTCCGGCATCCGACAATGACCTGCGACATGGAGACGACGATGCTGGAGATGCTGGAAAGCCTGAACGGCGGCGCGGACGAGGTCCCGCCGCTGCCGCTGCCCGAGGTGGTGGACACGCCCGCCGTGGTGCTGGCGGGGATGCTGGCCGGCGGCCGGCGCCCGCTGGTGCTGGATGCCTCGGCCGTGCGCGAGGTGCAGCCGGGCGCGGCGCCGCTGCTGGTGTCGCTCCTGCGCGCCAAGCGCGGGGCCGGAGCGGAGGCGCGCATCGCAAACGCTTCTGCCGCGCTGCGCCGCCGCTGGGCCCGCCACGCCCTGGCCGCCTACTTCGCCGCGGACGAGGCGCCCGGCGGCGAATCGCTCTTCACCTGCCCCGACCGGGACGAGCTCGGCTTCTCGCCCAGCTGCCGCTGATCGGCAGCGAAGGGCGGCTGAAGCCGCGGCCGCGGCAACAACGACGGAAAGCCTCGCAAACGGCGCGAGGCTTCAACCGCACGGCGGCGCCGCGATCTCCCGAACTGCCTTGATGCTGGATCCGCGAGCAGATGCCGGAGAGGGAGTCCGCGAAGGCGGACTTCGGGCCGTTGTTGCCGCGAATTCATTCGCCTTCCCTGGCCTTCCCCGCCACAAGACCAAGGCCGCCGCATCCCCATCCGGACGCGGCGGCCTCTGCAGTTTCGTACTTCCGTACTCCCGTACTTCTTCGCCGGTCAGAACTTGATGATGCTCCGCAGGATGAGATACGAGATCGCCGCCATCCCCCCCGCCGCGGGAATCGTCACCACCCACGCCCACACGATGCGCCCCGCGATCCCCCAGCGCACCGCCGACAGCCGGTTGGTGGCGCCCACGCCCACGATGGAGCCGGTGATGGTGTGCGTGGTGCTCACCGGGATGCCGAAGTGGCTGGCCATGTAGATCACCAGCGCGCCCCCCGTCTCGGCGCAGAAGCCGCCCACCGGCCGCAGCCGGGTGATGCGCGAGCCCATGGTGTGCACGATCCGCCACCCGCCGAAGAGCGTGCCCAGCGAGATCATGGTGTACGCGCCCAGCTCGATCCAGTACGGCACGTGGTCGAAGTTGCGCACGTACAGGTGGCTCAGGATCCCCGTCTCCCTGGCGAACATGTCCTGCGTGGCCACGAGCAGCGCCATGATGATCCCCATGGTCTTCTGCGCGTCGTTGCTGCCATGCGCCAGCGACAGGAACCCCGAGCTGGCCAGCTGCGCCCCGCGGAAGAAGCGGTCCACCCGGCTGGCCGCGGCGCGCCGGAAGATCCAGTACACCGCCACCATCAGCAGGAAGCCCATGGTGGCGCCCAGCATGGGGGAGACGACGATGGCCGCCAGCGTCTCGGTCCACTTGTGCCCCCAGGTGACGGCGCTGGTTCCCGCCTTGGCCAGCCCCGCGCCCGTGATGCCGCCGATCAGCGCGTGCGACGAGCTGGAGGGGATGCCGTACACCCAGGTGATCAGGTTCCAGGCGATGGCGCCCAGCAGCGCGCCGAACACCACGTTCGGGTCCAGCACCTTCACGTCGATGAAGCCGCTCCCCACCGCCTTGGCCACCATGGTGCCGGTGGTGAACGCCGCCACGAAGTTGAACAGCGCCGCCCACAGCACCGCCTTGAAGGGCGAGAGCACGCGCGTGCCCACCACCGTGGCGATGGAGTTGGCCGAGTCGTGGAAGCCGTTCACGAAGTCGAACGCGAACGCCACCAGGATGATGACGAGGACGTAGGCGATCACGGCCGGCTCACGAGTTCTTGATCGCGACGGACTCGATGACGTTCCACACGTCGTCGCACAGGTCCACCGCGTCCTCGAGCTTGTCGAACAATTCCTTCCACTTCAGCACTTCCAGCGCCTCGGCGCCGTCGTCGAACAGCCCGCCGATGGCCGAGTGGTAGATGGCGTCGCCCTCCTCCTCCAGCCGCTTCAGCTCGCCGCTGCGCTGCAGGATCAGCTTGGGCTTCTTCAGGTTCTGCACCGACTCGGCCAGCACCACCGCGGCGCGGCAGAGCACCCCGGCCAGCTCCGCGGCCTGCGGGCGGAACTCGCGGATGCGGAACATCTGCGCCCGCCGCGCCACGCCGTCCACCACGTCGATCACGTCGTCCAGCCGCGAGGCCAGCAGGTGGATGTCCTCGCGGTCGATGGGGGTGACGAAGCTCTTGTCGATGCGCACGATGATGTCGTGCGTCAGCACGTCGGCCTCGTGCTCCACGTCCTTGATCTTCTGCACCAGCTCCTGCAGCCGGTCGGGCTCGGCGAAGAGCTTGGCCAGGAGGTCGGCGGAGATCGAAAGCTTCTGCGCGAGGTCCCCGAACATGGGGAAGAACTGCTCGTCGCGCGGGATCAGGCGCACGGTCCCATCCTCCGGTGTGGGAGCGGATTTGTAACGGCTGGGGCTTCGGCGCCGGATGGCGGCGGGCCGCGTGTAACGGCCCCTCCCCGGCCCCGAAGCGCGCGAAAGCTACGTCTCGCCCGCGCGGCCGGAAAGAGCGCGGTGCGAGCGGTGACGGGGAGATCGAAGGTTTGTTACGAAAGCGTGACGGGGCGCGGGTGGGTACGTGACGGCGGCGGGGCATGTTGGGGCGTCCGGATGCAGCTCCGTACCCAACCGCGAACCGACGAGACATTGACGATGAAGAAGCTCCTGCCCGGCGCCCTGGCGCTCGCGGCGTTCCTCTCCGCCTGCGCCGGCGGCGGCGACGAAAAGGCCCCCGGCGCGGACGGCGCGAAGGCGGGCGGCGCGGGCGGAAAGGTCACGCTCACCGGCGCCGGCGCCACCTTCCCGGCCCCCATCTACAGCAAGTGGTTCTCGGACTACGGGCAGGCGCACGCGGTGCAGGTGAACTACCAGTCCATCGGCTCCGGCGGCGGGATCCAGCAGGTGACGGCGGGGACGGTGGACTTCGGCGCCAGCGACGCGCCGATGACCGCCGAGGAGAGCGCCAGGGTCCCCGGCATCCTGCAGCTGCCCACGGTCCTCGGCGCGGTGACGGTCATCTACAACGTTCCCGGCCTGGCGCAGCCGCTGAAGCTGTCGGGCGACGTGCTCGCCCGCATCTTCCTCGGGAAGATCACCCGGTGGAACGACCCCGCGATCGCCGCCGACAACGCGGGGGTGCAGCTTCCGGCGAGCAACATCGCCGTGGTGCACCGCTCGGACGGGAGCGGGACGACGTTCGTGTTCACCGACTACCTGGCGCAGGTGAGCCCGGAGTGGAAGGCGGCGGTGGGGAACGGGAAGTCGGTGAAGTGGCCGACCGGGCTGGGGGCGAAGGGGAACGAGGGGGTGGCCGGCGCGGTGAAGCAGACGGCCGGCTCCATCGGCTACGTGGAGCTTGCGTACGCCATGCAGAACCGGCTGTCGATGGCGTCGCTGAAGAACGCCGCCGGCCAGTACGTGGCCCCGTCGGTGGACGCGACGGCGGCCGCCGCCGCGGGCGTGGCCGAGCGCGTGGCGGGCGGCGACTTCCGCGTGTCGCTGGTGAACGCGCCGGGGGCGACGACGTACCCCATCTCCACCTGGACGTACCTGCTCGTCCCCCCGCACTGGCAGGACTGCGGCAAGGCGCGGGCGTTCGTGGGGCTGGTGAGCTGGGCGCTGGCGCAGGGCGACGACGCGGCCCGCCAGCTGGACTACGCGCCGCTGCCGGACCAGGTGCGCATGGGGGTGATGCAGAAGCTCGGCACCCTCACCTGCGGCGCGGACAACCAGGCCGTGCAGCCCGCGGCGTGACCGGCCGGTGAGCGATGGGTGATCGATCGGTAAAGCGATCGACGAGATGGGGATGAGCGGCGGGGCGGGGGAGCGAATCCTCCGCCCCGTCGTTTCGCATCCCAGGGCGATTATCGGGGACATCACCCACGACATCTCCGGATGCCATGCGACAGCGGGGCGCTTCGCGCCGAGAGCCCTCATCCCCCCCGCCCCCTTCTCCCGACAGCAGGAGAAGGGGGAGACCTCACCGTGAGGAGAGGCTTTCGGGGTGGAGCGGGGACATCCTGCCCGCCTGGCTGGCCCCCTCCCCCGGCCCCTCCGCCCGCTCCGCGGGGAGGGGAGAACGCAGCGCAGCACCAATGTCAGCTCATTGCCGAAATGCTGGACGGCAGTCCCGCAGGGACTTTGTGCTGTTGTTGCCGGTGAATTCCATTCACCGCTCAGCCCGGATGCGGGAAGAAGCCGGCCCTCCGCCATCGTTACATCACCGTGACGAAAGAGTGATCCAGGCGCGGTGGTGAGCACGGAAACTTTGGATGTCCGGCCCGGCCCGGCCCGGCCGGTGGCGGACGGCGGCGAGGGCGGGCGACGGCGTTACGGAGCCGTGACGCGTCGAGGGGAAGAGCGTGAAGGGCGGGGCGCATCTTCCCCCTGTCCCGCCGGGGAGATCCCCCGGAAACCCTTGCTACGCACGACAGACCTGAGAGGATCTGCCGGATGAACCTTCGCAACGTGCGAATCCCCCGCCTGCTCTGCGCCGCCGCGGCCCTGGCCCTGGGCGCACCGGCCACGCTGCTGGCGCAGTACCCCACGGGCTCGCTGCACGGCCGGCTGCAGGGCGAGTTCCGGACGTCCGACATCCACACCCAGAACGCCGACGGCACCGACGCCGCGCTGAACCAGGTGGTGGGGAACGAGTTCTTCATCCGCCGCGCCTACCTGGAGTTCGGCGCCCAGCTCGCGTCGAACATCACCGGCAAGCTGGAGGTGAACTTCACCCGCCGCACGGTGAACCTGGAAGACGCCTACGTGGACGTGGGGCTGGGGCGGTTCCTGAGCTGGCGCGTGGGGCAGGAGAAGAAGCCCATGGAGCGCCAGGAGCTGAACTCCTCGAACTCGTACCTCACGGTGGAGCGGGGGGCGCAGATCAACGGCCTGAAGAACCCGAACCTGGTTTCGCAGAACAACTTCCTGGTGGCCGCCGGGTTCGCCAGCCACGACGTGGGCACCTCGCTGGAGCTGCACGGCGCGGCCGACGCGCGCATCCCCGTTTCCCTGCGCCTGGGCGTGTGGAACGGGGCGGGGAAGGACGTGAGCGAGGTCAACGACGCCAAGACCTTCGGCGGGCGGCTGGTGGTGAGCCCCATCCGCAACCGGCTCTCTCTGGGCGCGTCGTTCATGAGCCACGACGACCCCATCACCGTGGGCGGCAAGCTCGCGGTGGACAGCGCGGGCCGCTCCACCGCCTTCGGGGTGGACGGCGAGTGGGGCAACCTGGACCGCGGGCTGCACGTGATGGCCGACGCGGCGTTCGGCAGGGAGGGGCGCGTGGGAGCGCTCACCCCGGCCATCGCCGGCCTGCGCCCGGTGCCGGTGCCGGCGGGAAGCACCCTGGAGCCGCGGTTCACCACCTTCCACGTGGTGGGCGAGTACCGGTTCCTCCTTCCCGAGAACGGCTACCTGTGGGCGGTGGGCCCCGTCTTCCGCTTCGACCGCACCAACCCCGACACCCGCAACACGGAGATCTCGTCCACCCTGCTGACGCCGGGGCTGAACGTGTACTTCTCGCCCCGCACCTGGCTGATGTTCAACTACGACGTGGTGAGCCCGGGCGACGGGCTGGACCTGGGGCGCGGCGCGGGCGAAAGCGTGCACTCCTTCAAGTCCATGCTCCGCATCTGGTTCTGAACTCCCACCCACCACGACGAGAGACAGGGTCCATGAAGCGCATCCTCACCGCGGCCGCGCTGGCCGCCACGCTCCTTCCCGCGGCCGCCCGGGCGCAGACGCTGACGGCGGCGGGGGCCACCTTTCCCGCGCCGCTCTACACCCGCTGGTTCGCCGAGTACCGCGCGGCGCACGGGGTGGCCGTGAACTACCAGGCCATCGGCTCGGGCGGCGGGATCAAGAACCTGCAGGAGATGACGGTGGACTTCGGCGCCACCGACGGCCCCATGAGCGACGCCGAGATGGCCGCGGCGCGCGGCGGCCAGGTCCTGCACATCCCCACCACGCTGGGCGCGGTGGCGGTGACCTACAACGTTCCCGGCGTGGCCGGCGGGCTGAAGCTGACCCCCGAGGTGATCGCGTCGATCTTCAACGGCACGCTGCGCGGCTGGGACGACGCGCGCATCCGCGCGCTGAACCCCGGCGTGGCGCTGCCGCACCGCCCGGTGCTGGTGGCGCACCGCTCCGACGGCTCCGGCACCACCTACATCTTCACCGACTTCCTCTCCTCCGCCTCGGCCATGTGGCGGCGCACCATCGGCACGGGAAAGAGCGTGAGCTGGCCGGTGGGGCTGGGCGGCCGCGGGAACGAGGGAGTCGCGGGGATCGTGAAGCAGACGCCGGGAAGCATCGGCTACGTGGAGCTTGCGTACGCCAACCAGAACCGCCTGCCGGTGGCGGCCATCCGCAACCGCGCGGGGCAGTTCGTGATGCCCACCACCGAGTCCACCACGGCCGCCGCCGCCGGGGTCGCGGTCCCCGCGAACAGCGACCTGCGGATCTCCATCGTAAACGGGCCGGGGGCGAACGCGTACCCCATCTCCTCGTTCACCTGGATCATCACCTACGCCGACGTGCGCGACAACGCGAAGGCGCGGCAGATCCGCGACTTCCTGACCTGGGCGGTGCACGAGGGGCAGCGCTTCGGCCCGGCGCTGGACTACGCGCCCCTTCCCGCGGCGATCGTGGCCGCGGACGAGGCGAAGATCCGGCTGATCCACTGACCGCGCGGAGGTGCTGAGTGCCAAGTGCCTAGTGCCAAGTGCCTAGTGCCAAGTGCCAAGTGCCAAGTTTCAAGTGCTGAGCACTCACGCACTCATGCACTTCCGTGCTGTCTCGGGATGCATCGAGCGAAGGCCGGGATGGCCTCGCGGAACAGCTCTCAACGAGGAGAGGAATGGCGAACGTCGTAGAAGCCGCGCTGCCGCCGCCCGCGCGGGGGCGGTTCGCGCTGGGGTGGCACCGCAGCAGCGCGTCGGACCTGGCATGGCGCGGGGTGCTGGTGGCGTTCGGCCTCAGCATTCCCCTGCTGCTGCTGGGGATCACGCTGCTGCTGTGGCGCGGGGCCATGCCCGCCATCTCCCGCTTCGGCGGCGGCTTCGTCGGCAGCAGCGAGTGGGACCCGGTGAGCGACAAGTTCGGCGGGCTGCCGTTCATCTTCGGCACCATCGGCTCGTCGGTGATCGCCGTGGCCATCGCGGTGCCGCTCTCCATCGGCCTGGCGCTCTTCCTCACCGAGCTGGCGCCCCGCTGGCTGGCCGCGCCCATCGCCTTCGCCACCGAGCTGCTGGCGGCCATCCCGTCCGTGGTCTACGGGCTGTGGGCGGTGTTCGTGCTCGTTCCCTTCCTCCGCGACCACGTGCAGACGCCGCTGTCCGAAGGGATCGGCGGCACGCTCGGCATCTTCGCCGGTCCCGCGTACGGCCCGTCGCTCCTCGCGGGCGGGGTGATCCTGGCCATCATGATCATCCCCTTCATCTCCGCCGTGTCGCGCGAGGTGATCGCCGCGGTGCCGCCGGCGCAGCGCGAGGCGGCGCTGGCGCTGGGGGCCACGCGGTGGGAGTCGACCTGGCAGGTGGTGCTCCCCGCCGCGCGCGCCGGGCTCATCGGCGCGGTGATGCTGGGCCTCGGCCGCGCGATCGGCGAGACCATGGCGGTGACGATGGTGATCGGGAACACGCCGCAGATCCCCCATTCGCTCTTCGCCCCCGCGTACACCATGGCCAGCGTCCTGGCCAACGAGTTCGCCGAGGCCAGCGGCGACGTGCACCGTTCCGCGCTGATGCTGGTCGCCCTGCTGCTGCTGGGCGTGACGCTGGTCGTGAACGCGATGGCGCGCGCGCTGGTGTGGCGCGTGAACGCGGGAACGCGGAGGGCCGCGTGAGGATT
The nucleotide sequence above comes from Longimicrobium sp.. Encoded proteins:
- the pstS gene encoding phosphate ABC transporter substrate-binding protein PstS, with the protein product MKRILTAAALAATLLPAAARAQTLTAAGATFPAPLYTRWFAEYRAAHGVAVNYQAIGSGGGIKNLQEMTVDFGATDGPMSDAEMAAARGGQVLHIPTTLGAVAVTYNVPGVAGGLKLTPEVIASIFNGTLRGWDDARIRALNPGVALPHRPVLVAHRSDGSGTTYIFTDFLSSASAMWRRTIGTGKSVSWPVGLGGRGNEGVAGIVKQTPGSIGYVELAYANQNRLPVAAIRNRAGQFVMPTTESTTAAAAGVAVPANSDLRISIVNGPGANAYPISSFTWIITYADVRDNAKARQIRDFLTWAVHEGQRFGPALDYAPLPAAIVAADEAKIRLIH
- a CDS encoding DUF47 domain-containing protein, which codes for MRLIPRDEQFFPMFGDLAQKLSISADLLAKLFAEPDRLQELVQKIKDVEHEADVLTHDIIVRIDKSFVTPIDREDIHLLASRLDDVIDVVDGVARRAQMFRIREFRPQAAELAGVLCRAAVVLAESVQNLKKPKLILQRSGELKRLEEEGDAIYHSAIGGLFDDGAEALEVLKWKELFDKLEDAVDLCDDVWNVIESVAIKNS
- the pstC gene encoding phosphate ABC transporter permease subunit PstC — its product is MANVVEAALPPPARGRFALGWHRSSASDLAWRGVLVAFGLSIPLLLLGITLLLWRGAMPAISRFGGGFVGSSEWDPVSDKFGGLPFIFGTIGSSVIAVAIAVPLSIGLALFLTELAPRWLAAPIAFATELLAAIPSVVYGLWAVFVLVPFLRDHVQTPLSEGIGGTLGIFAGPAYGPSLLAGGVILAIMIIPFISAVSREVIAAVPPAQREAALALGATRWESTWQVVLPAARAGLIGAVMLGLGRAIGETMAVTMVIGNTPQIPHSLFAPAYTMASVLANEFAEASGDVHRSALMLVALLLLGVTLVVNAMARALVWRVNAGTRRAA
- a CDS encoding porin, with the protein product MNLRNVRIPRLLCAAAALALGAPATLLAQYPTGSLHGRLQGEFRTSDIHTQNADGTDAALNQVVGNEFFIRRAYLEFGAQLASNITGKLEVNFTRRTVNLEDAYVDVGLGRFLSWRVGQEKKPMERQELNSSNSYLTVERGAQINGLKNPNLVSQNNFLVAAGFASHDVGTSLELHGAADARIPVSLRLGVWNGAGKDVSEVNDAKTFGGRLVVSPIRNRLSLGASFMSHDDPITVGGKLAVDSAGRSTAFGVDGEWGNLDRGLHVMADAAFGREGRVGALTPAIAGLRPVPVPAGSTLEPRFTTFHVVGEYRFLLPENGYLWAVGPVFRFDRTNPDTRNTEISSTLLTPGLNVYFSPRTWLMFNYDVVSPGDGLDLGRGAGESVHSFKSMLRIWF
- the pstS gene encoding phosphate ABC transporter substrate-binding protein PstS gives rise to the protein MKKLLPGALALAAFLSACAGGGDEKAPGADGAKAGGAGGKVTLTGAGATFPAPIYSKWFSDYGQAHAVQVNYQSIGSGGGIQQVTAGTVDFGASDAPMTAEESARVPGILQLPTVLGAVTVIYNVPGLAQPLKLSGDVLARIFLGKITRWNDPAIAADNAGVQLPASNIAVVHRSDGSGTTFVFTDYLAQVSPEWKAAVGNGKSVKWPTGLGAKGNEGVAGAVKQTAGSIGYVELAYAMQNRLSMASLKNAAGQYVAPSVDATAAAAAGVAERVAGGDFRVSLVNAPGATTYPISTWTYLLVPPHWQDCGKARAFVGLVSWALAQGDDAARQLDYAPLPDQVRMGVMQKLGTLTCGADNQAVQPAA